A genomic region of Nostoc sp. UHCC 0702 contains the following coding sequences:
- a CDS encoding TonB-dependent receptor — translation MKKSFWLLPVALPSLLICFPAFAADTDIEQKNSQVTSDIQSLSEIALPTTSAELLTQESAPDDVEQETQPDAEPETEPTTDDADINIEAIGEQDPVPNSTPIYVIEKEEIQKQGATSVADILKRMPGFAINDVGHGADIHTGTYYRGASINQSVFLINGRQINTNVNTYHGGTDLNSIPVESIERVELYSGVSSALYGSSAFGGVVNIITKEGYGPPKLTGSLEFGSLNLNNQQVTYGGSSGAVKYNFSFERYFIDNRYRVPVGAANRNNQGFLTNADTATSTYFGSIGLDLNPRNSLNLDISKLSSRRGLIYFGFPLQRDRLDHDGLNVGLSWKTRLGNGETSNLTTSIGYNQDYFSTYGPSGGFYRTGVLDTQQLTARVDHEWQFSSNNKLRWGLDLKNTDLNGDVLSNNPSRIANNETENRSLFNTALFAVNSFNFSENFKLDLGLRQSFDGQFGNYLNPSAGLRYAVSPTFAVRGSWAGGQRNPGLDQLYVYDTVHGWEPNPDLEPETGSSWTAGVDINFSDNLRGQFTYFGSSLDNRLGVLSGRWANIGLVDTNGLEAALQLKIASGWSTFLNYTYTDAQIKTGTERGLQLGLIPYSLMQVGVGYQNAGWQANLYATYNSGARRSVFANTSAGDKSTDFAPSFFNLDFSGRIPLTSNLGLSVYLENLLDEQYERVNRIYSPGFTFRLGLTSNL, via the coding sequence GTGAAAAAGTCTTTTTGGTTGCTACCAGTTGCTTTACCAAGTTTACTGATATGTTTTCCTGCTTTTGCTGCTGATACTGATATTGAGCAAAAAAATTCTCAAGTAACTTCTGATATACAGAGTTTGAGTGAAATTGCGCTACCTACCACTAGCGCCGAATTGTTAACTCAAGAATCTGCACCGGATGATGTTGAACAAGAAACTCAACCAGATGCAGAACCAGAAACAGAGCCAACTACTGATGATGCAGATATTAATATAGAAGCGATCGGAGAACAAGACCCTGTACCAAATTCTACTCCAATTTATGTCATTGAGAAAGAAGAAATTCAAAAACAGGGTGCTACAAGCGTAGCCGATATTTTAAAAAGAATGCCTGGTTTTGCTATTAATGACGTAGGACATGGCGCAGATATTCACACAGGTACTTACTACCGAGGAGCCTCAATAAATCAGTCTGTATTTCTGATTAATGGCAGACAAATTAACACCAATGTTAACACTTATCATGGTGGAACTGACTTAAATAGTATTCCTGTAGAGTCCATCGAACGAGTGGAATTATATAGCGGTGTATCCTCTGCCTTGTATGGTTCTTCAGCCTTTGGTGGAGTAGTGAATATTATTACTAAAGAAGGTTATGGCCCACCTAAATTGACTGGTAGCCTTGAATTTGGCTCTTTGAACTTAAATAATCAACAAGTAACTTATGGCGGTTCATCGGGTGCTGTTAAGTATAACTTCAGCTTTGAAAGATACTTTATAGATAACCGTTATCGTGTTCCTGTAGGTGCAGCAAATCGTAATAACCAGGGATTTTTAACCAATGCAGACACAGCCACAAGTACTTATTTTGGCAGTATTGGTCTAGATTTAAATCCCAGAAATTCTTTGAATTTAGATATTAGTAAACTCAGCAGTCGTAGAGGCTTAATTTATTTCGGTTTTCCTCTCCAAAGAGACAGACTAGACCATGATGGTTTAAATGTTGGCTTATCTTGGAAAACTCGGCTAGGTAATGGAGAAACCTCCAATCTGACAACCTCAATTGGTTATAACCAAGATTACTTTAGTACCTACGGCCCTTCAGGCGGATTTTACCGTACAGGTGTTTTAGATACACAACAATTGACAGCTAGAGTAGACCATGAGTGGCAATTTAGCTCAAATAACAAATTACGCTGGGGATTAGATTTAAAAAACACCGATTTAAATGGTGATGTTTTGAGTAATAACCCTAGTAGAATTGCAAATAATGAAACTGAAAATAGAAGTCTATTCAATACAGCTTTGTTTGCTGTGAATAGTTTCAACTTTAGTGAGAATTTTAAGTTAGATTTAGGGCTAAGACAAAGCTTTGATGGTCAATTTGGAAATTATTTAAACCCAAGTGCTGGGTTACGTTATGCCGTCAGTCCAACATTTGCTGTGCGTGGAAGTTGGGCTGGAGGACAGCGCAATCCTGGATTGGATCAGTTATATGTTTATGATACGGTTCATGGTTGGGAACCAAACCCTGATTTAGAACCAGAAACAGGTTCCTCTTGGACTGCGGGAGTCGATATTAATTTTTCAGATAATTTGAGAGGGCAATTTACATACTTTGGCAGCAGTCTAGATAATCGCTTAGGAGTTCTATCAGGAAGGTGGGCAAACATTGGACTAGTAGATACCAATGGTTTAGAAGCGGCTTTACAACTAAAAATTGCTTCTGGTTGGTCAACTTTTCTCAACTACACTTATACAGATGCTCAAATCAAAACAGGCACAGAAAGAGGTTTACAGTTGGGTTTGATTCCCTACTCTTTAATGCAAGTCGGTGTAGGTTATCAAAATGCAGGTTGGCAGGCTAATTTATATGCTACTTATAACAGTGGCGCTCGCAGATCCGTTTTTGCTAACACATCTGCGGGTGATAAGTCTACAGATTTCGCACCATCTTTCTTTAATTTAGACTTCAGCGGTCGTATACCTCTAACTAGCAATTTAGGACTGAGTGTTTATTTAGAAAATTTACTAGATGAACAGTATGAACGAGTTAATCGTATCTATAGTCCTGGTTTTACTTTCCGTTTGGGTTTAACCTCAAATTTGTAA